A part of Melittangium boletus DSM 14713 genomic DNA contains:
- a CDS encoding SLC13 family permease — MVTIVALGVMVIAIVLLSIDRIPIELSSLAIIVLLVLSGLVTPREALSGFSSDTAIFIFTLLALTQGLSATGVMQLVGRRLLSLSRFNPRVFVVMMLVAVCAFSSVASNTAVTAAFLPVVTAASAQARVAPRGLLMPMAFTSMLGGAIFLFGTSTNLVVSAALEQVGLERIGFAELAPVGLPLAVVGIIATLMLMRRFLPERGAEGGERALPRREYVTEAVLTPGSRLVGKELRYVTEGLGIPVRGLVRDGVTLPPEPREVLVAQEHLIIAGGLDDILRVKDLRSIGLSADLRIPERQRQAYTLVEVSVPPTSALAGRSLRDIRFAERYGLVALAIHRHPTLQSAHEHLSLMDNLRGRDALKNLSLAVGDMLLLGGPEKRVRELERDEELTVLGSVEYQRPRYRRAVLSVCIFASTVIIAGLRITSPAIAGLAGLVMMVAVGCVDSRTAFRVDWRVVIMIGALLTLGLAMEKNGVGEFLAQGVIPLVGIVGPRGVLCVLMIATVLLSVPMSNQAAALIMLPVGIHAALDMGLDPRAFAMGICLAASYSFLTPLEPSAALVYGPGRYRFRDFLRVGTPLSVLMLTLLTVAVPLVWPFTTVG, encoded by the coding sequence ATGGTCACGATAGTCGCCCTGGGCGTGATGGTGATCGCCATCGTCCTGCTCTCCATCGATCGCATTCCCATCGAGCTGAGCTCCCTTGCCATCATCGTGCTGTTGGTGCTGAGCGGGCTCGTGACGCCGCGGGAGGCCCTCTCCGGGTTCTCGAGCGACACGGCCATCTTCATCTTCACGCTCCTGGCGCTGACGCAGGGGCTCAGTGCGACTGGTGTGATGCAGCTCGTGGGCCGGCGGCTGCTCTCCCTCTCGCGTTTCAACCCACGGGTCTTCGTCGTCATGATGCTGGTGGCCGTCTGCGCGTTCTCCTCCGTTGCGTCGAACACGGCGGTGACGGCGGCGTTTCTGCCCGTCGTGACCGCGGCGTCCGCTCAGGCGAGAGTGGCCCCGCGCGGGCTGTTGATGCCCATGGCGTTCACCTCCATGCTGGGGGGCGCCATCTTCCTGTTCGGCACGTCCACCAACCTCGTTGTCAGCGCGGCGCTGGAGCAGGTGGGACTCGAGCGCATTGGCTTCGCCGAGCTCGCGCCGGTGGGGCTCCCCCTGGCGGTCGTCGGCATCATCGCGACGCTGATGCTCATGCGGCGCTTCCTCCCGGAGCGCGGCGCGGAGGGCGGCGAGAGGGCCCTGCCCCGACGAGAGTACGTGACGGAGGCGGTGCTCACGCCTGGCTCCCGTCTGGTGGGAAAGGAGCTTCGCTATGTCACCGAGGGACTTGGGATTCCCGTGCGGGGACTCGTGCGCGATGGCGTCACGTTGCCTCCCGAGCCCCGGGAAGTGCTCGTGGCTCAGGAGCACCTCATCATCGCTGGCGGCCTGGACGACATCCTGCGTGTGAAGGATCTGCGCAGCATCGGCCTCAGCGCCGATCTCCGGATTCCCGAGCGTCAGCGACAGGCGTATACCCTCGTCGAGGTGTCGGTGCCGCCGACGTCGGCCCTGGCCGGCAGGTCCTTGCGCGACATTCGCTTCGCGGAGCGCTACGGGCTGGTGGCGCTGGCCATCCACCGCCATCCCACGCTCCAGAGCGCCCATGAGCATCTGAGCTTGATGGATAACCTCAGGGGAAGGGATGCCCTGAAGAACCTCTCCCTGGCCGTGGGCGACATGTTGCTGCTCGGCGGGCCCGAGAAACGTGTCCGTGAACTCGAGCGGGATGAGGAACTGACCGTGCTCGGCAGTGTCGAATATCAGCGGCCGCGCTACCGTCGCGCCGTGCTCTCCGTGTGCATCTTCGCCAGCACGGTGATCATCGCGGGGCTGCGAATCACTTCACCGGCCATCGCGGGGCTGGCGGGCCTGGTGATGATGGTGGCGGTGGGCTGCGTCGACTCCCGCACGGCGTTCCGTGTGGATTGGCGGGTCGTCATCATGATTGGCGCGTTGCTGACCCTGGGGTTGGCGATGGAAAAGAACGGCGTGGGAGAGTTCCTCGCCCAAGGCGTCATTCCCCTGGTGGGCATCGTGGGACCACGCGGAGTGCTCTGCGTGCTCATGATCGCCACCGTCCTGCTCTCCGTGCCCATGAGCAATCAGGCCGCCGCGCTGATCATGCTTCCCGTTGGAATCCATGCCGCGCTGGACATGGGGCTCGATCCGCGAGCGTTCGCCATGGGGATCTGCCTTGCCGCGTCGTACTCGTTCCTCACGCCCCTGGAGCCGTCCGCCGCACTGGTGTACGGCCCCGGGCGCTATCGCTTCCGCGACTTCCTGCGCGTGGGCACGCCCCTTTCCGTGCTGATGCTCACGCTGCTGACGGTGGCCGTGCCGCTCGTCTGGCCATTCACGACCGTGGGCTAG
- a CDS encoding M48 family metalloprotease — protein MWTLTTLALFTVSFLGLAGLVGWLSTRMDSFVVALHGARRLHFEEAPWLHELMAHLSIAAGIPSPPLYVVRRPRPNAFSCGLGSRSSRIMLTSAALEELDEAELRAMLAHELAHIAHGHTRRATLVAVLAAVLMRVGAKCGGRARTLDARGAAIARRVLTRLHRLGTPPERDLIADRTAAGLLGDALGLAALLARLKERATWGELVSLSEVGTPFTAPSLEGRSLDERIHQLRRMAAEEQARRAKALILRSLRRGPRFYPRVGATRRRSASSRPPPFARHDLARQASA, from the coding sequence ATGTGGACTCTGACCACTCTCGCCTTGTTCACGGTTTCGTTTCTCGGGTTGGCGGGCCTCGTGGGGTGGCTCTCCACGCGCATGGACTCCTTCGTGGTTGCACTTCATGGTGCGCGCCGGCTTCATTTCGAGGAGGCGCCTTGGCTGCATGAGTTGATGGCGCACCTCAGCATCGCCGCGGGGATTCCCTCTCCCCCTCTCTACGTGGTGCGTCGCCCGCGGCCGAACGCGTTCTCCTGCGGCCTGGGCTCTCGCTCGTCCAGAATCATGCTCACGAGCGCCGCGCTCGAAGAGCTCGATGAGGCCGAGTTGCGTGCCATGCTCGCGCATGAGCTCGCGCATATCGCTCATGGCCACACGCGCCGTGCCACGCTCGTGGCCGTGCTGGCGGCGGTGCTGATGAGGGTGGGGGCGAAGTGCGGGGGACGCGCACGCACGCTGGATGCGCGGGGCGCGGCCATCGCGCGTCGGGTGCTCACTCGGCTGCATCGGTTGGGGACTCCGCCCGAGCGGGATCTGATCGCCGACAGAACCGCTGCCGGGCTGCTCGGAGACGCCCTGGGCCTGGCGGCCTTGCTCGCACGGTTGAAGGAGCGCGCCACCTGGGGGGAGCTTGTTTCTCTCTCCGAGGTGGGAACCCCCTTCACGGCCCCCAGCTTGGAGGGGCGCTCCCTGGACGAGCGCATCCATCAGCTCAGGAGGATGGCCGCCGAGGAGCAGGCGCGGCGAGCGAAGGCCCTCATTCTCCGCTCGCTTCGTCGTGGCCCTCGGTTCTACCCACGCGTGGGAGCCACGCGGCGGCGGAGTGCCAGCAGCCGGCCGCCGCCCTTCGCCCGGCACGACCTCGCCAGGCAGGCATCCGCCTGA
- a CDS encoding DoxX family protein produces the protein MPTPDSNLFPLWLVQALCTLFLAITFLQSGLDKVIDWKGNLGWLTGHFAKSPLRGMVPLLLATLTVLELAAGAVSAAGLVFLVLPGSTRVAMWGAALSGLSFVALFFGQRMAKDYAGAGGLVPYFLVSLVALLTLRG, from the coding sequence ATGCCGACTCCCGACTCGAACCTCTTCCCCCTCTGGCTCGTCCAGGCGCTGTGCACCCTCTTCCTCGCCATCACCTTCCTCCAGTCTGGCCTGGACAAGGTCATCGACTGGAAGGGCAACCTGGGGTGGCTGACCGGACACTTCGCCAAGAGCCCGCTGCGCGGGATGGTGCCGCTGCTGCTGGCGACCCTCACGGTGCTGGAGCTGGCCGCTGGCGCGGTGAGCGCGGCCGGGCTGGTGTTCCTGGTGCTCCCTGGCTCCACGCGAGTGGCCATGTGGGGCGCGGCCCTCTCCGGACTCTCCTTCGTGGCCCTCTTCTTCGGCCAGCGCATGGCCAAGGACTACGCGGGGGCCGGGGGCCTCGTCCCTTATTTCCTCGTGAGTCTGGTGGCCCTCCTCACCCTGCGCGGCTGA
- a CDS encoding SEL1-like repeat protein, giving the protein MDAPRGVEQPCPPPVRCPPHPPLPLTRPCPSPAPAPSPAPAPASEAGDARSQFDLGSRYEEGQGVPKDERRAASLYEQACSGGLAQGCSNLGALYDNGQGVPKDERRAAALYEQACSGGYAKGCFNLGVSHMTGQGVPKDEHRAAALWEQSCTGDLFQGCTSLGVLYANGQGVPKDEHRAAALWEQSCTGGHATGCFNLGVLYANGQGMPQDERRVAALYEQACTGGLSQGCTSLGTLYFNGQGVPQDERRAATLYEQACTGGHATGCFNLGVLHEEGQGVPQDERRAAALYEQACTGGLFQGCTSLGVLYFNGQGVPQDERRAATLYEQACTGGHATGCFNLGVLYFNGQGVPQDEHRVAVLYEQACTGGFFQGCTSLGTLYFNGQGVPKDEHRAASLYEQACTGGHATGCFNLGVLYFNGQGVPKDERRAAALYEQACFGGYAKGCFNLGMLHEEGQGVPKDERRAAALYEQACTSGLFPGCTSLGVLYFSGQGVPQDERRAATLWEQACTGGHATGCLKLGLIHEEGQGVPKDERRAAALYEQACTGGDVQGCTCLGVLYINGQGVPKDERRAATLWEQSCAGGHATGCLKLGMLHEEGQGVPKDERRAASLYEQACTSGNARGCSNLSALREKDQGVPKDATTVFGVALSSAKRQDIRRAARREGVVPEREDDAYWYDLYPAKDLLDGADKLRVGYVAATDQLAVFQYEFPSFIDIEQVGRISSMVQAKYGAPNSKKGRIGLGKVVHTWNRRDGVVITVSRDWPSTTTFLTFTIPSAKKAMEAEIAASDKAKVEKQSRKNSQAF; this is encoded by the coding sequence GTGGATGCGCCTCGGGGGGTCGAGCAGCCTTGTCCCCCCCCAGTACGCTGCCCTCCTCACCCGCCCCTGCCCCTCACCCGCCCCTGCCCCTCACCCGCCCCTGCCCCCTCACCCGCCCCTGCCCCCGCCAGTGAAGCCGGAGATGCCCGGAGTCAGTTCGATCTTGGCTCGCGGTACGAGGAGGGGCAGGGAGTTCCCAAGGACGAGCGCCGAGCCGCCTCGCTCTATGAACAGGCCTGCTCCGGGGGCCTTGCCCAGGGGTGTAGCAACCTCGGCGCGCTCTACGACAACGGCCAGGGCGTGCCCAAGGATGAGCGCCGCGCCGCCGCGCTCTATGAACAGGCCTGCTCTGGCGGATACGCCAAGGGTTGCTTCAACCTCGGCGTGAGCCACATGACGGGCCAGGGCGTGCCCAAGGATGAGCACCGCGCCGCCGCGCTGTGGGAGCAGTCCTGCACTGGCGATCTTTTCCAGGGATGCACGAGCCTCGGCGTGCTCTACGCCAACGGCCAGGGCGTGCCCAAGGATGAGCACCGCGCCGCCGCGCTGTGGGAGCAGTCCTGCACTGGCGGACATGCCACGGGTTGCTTCAACCTCGGCGTGCTCTACGCCAACGGCCAGGGCATGCCCCAGGATGAGCGCCGCGTCGCCGCGCTCTATGAGCAGGCCTGCACCGGCGGTCTTTCCCAGGGATGCACGAGCCTCGGCACGCTCTACTTCAACGGCCAGGGTGTGCCCCAGGATGAGCGCCGTGCCGCCACGCTCTATGAGCAGGCTTGCACCGGCGGACATGCCACGGGTTGCTTCAACCTCGGTGTGCTCCACGAGGAGGGCCAGGGCGTGCCCCAGGATGAGCGCCGTGCCGCCGCGCTCTATGAGCAGGCCTGCACCGGCGGTCTTTTCCAGGGATGCACGAGCCTCGGCGTGCTGTACTTCAACGGCCAGGGCGTGCCCCAGGATGAGCGCCGTGCCGCCACGCTCTATGAGCAGGCTTGCACCGGCGGACATGCCACGGGTTGCTTCAACCTTGGCGTGCTGTACTTCAACGGCCAGGGCGTGCCCCAGGATGAGCACCGCGTCGCCGTGCTCTATGAGCAGGCCTGCACTGGCGGTTTTTTCCAGGGATGCACGAGCCTCGGCACGCTCTACTTCAACGGCCAGGGCGTGCCCAAGGATGAGCACCGCGCCGCCTCGCTTTATGAACAGGCCTGCACTGGCGGACATGCCACGGGTTGCTTCAACCTTGGCGTGCTGTACTTCAACGGCCAAGGCGTGCCCAAGGACGAGCGTCGCGCCGCCGCGCTCTATGAACAGGCCTGCTTTGGCGGATACGCCAAGGGTTGCTTCAACCTCGGCATGCTCCACGAGGAGGGCCAGGGCGTGCCCAAGGATGAGCGCCGCGCCGCCGCGCTCTATGAACAGGCCTGCACAAGCGGTCTTTTCCCGGGATGCACGAGCCTCGGCGTGCTGTACTTCAGCGGCCAGGGCGTGCCCCAGGATGAGCGCCGTGCCGCCACGCTATGGGAGCAGGCTTGCACCGGCGGACATGCCACGGGTTGCCTCAAACTCGGCTTGATCCACGAGGAGGGCCAAGGCGTGCCCAAGGATGAGCGCCGCGCCGCCGCGCTCTATGAACAGGCCTGCACCGGCGGTGACGTCCAGGGATGCACGTGCCTCGGCGTACTCTACATCAACGGCCAGGGCGTGCCCAAGGACGAGCGCCGTGCCGCCACGCTGTGGGAGCAGTCCTGCGCTGGCGGACATGCCACGGGTTGCCTCAAACTCGGCATGCTCCACGAGGAGGGCCAGGGCGTGCCCAAGGATGAGCGCCGCGCCGCCTCGCTCTATGAACAGGCCTGCACCAGCGGAAATGCCAGGGGTTGCTCCAACCTCTCCGCGCTCCGGGAGAAAGACCAGGGAGTGCCCAAGGATGCAACGACTGTCTTCGGGGTGGCGCTCTCCTCCGCGAAGCGACAGGACATCCGGCGAGCCGCCAGGCGGGAAGGAGTCGTGCCAGAACGAGAGGACGACGCTTATTGGTACGACCTCTACCCGGCCAAGGATCTGCTCGACGGCGCCGACAAGCTTCGGGTGGGCTATGTGGCCGCCACGGATCAATTGGCGGTCTTCCAGTACGAGTTCCCCTCCTTCATAGACATCGAACAAGTCGGCCGGATCTCTTCCATGGTCCAGGCGAAATACGGAGCACCGAACTCCAAGAAAGGAAGGATCGGCCTCGGGAAAGTGGTGCACACCTGGAATCGGCGGGACGGCGTGGTCATCACCGTGTCTCGGGACTGGCCCTCCACCACGACGTTCCTGACCTTCACGATCCCCTCCGCGAAGAAGGCCATGGAGGCCGAGATCGCGGCGAGCGACAAGGCAAAGGTCGAGAAGCAGAGCAGGAAGAACTCCCAGGCGTTCTGA
- a CDS encoding ISAs1 family transposase, whose amino-acid sequence MSDTTLDRLLSQLEPEGLDKVLRQSVRTALKQGVLRQDRMAAGVVSIDDKAGESTRGQAPCEPSHTTRDEKGQEYWYPFALRAALTSSRACPVLDQMMLEGKQGEATAFPTLLGRVVEKYGEHFKYVTADAGLTSAANAKAVREAGKHYLFAVKENFQRLYPMMWVALGTAPVQVSVRERARGEWVEREVRAVRVPETEEFPEAKQWVWVRSRREREGSLSEVETRLFVTSIPSGELSGQQLLTVVRGHWGIENGPNWTADVVLEEDTGSASLRGQAPVVLSWLRLLAYNLLALVRTHLPPKDGRPVSYARCQEVLYQGLLGLAVLPESLAPLA is encoded by the coding sequence GTGTCGGACACGACCTTGGATAGACTGCTCAGTCAGCTCGAGCCCGAGGGGTTGGACAAGGTGTTGCGGCAATCGGTGCGGACAGCGCTCAAGCAGGGAGTGCTGCGGCAGGACAGGATGGCAGCGGGAGTGGTGTCGATTGACGACAAGGCGGGGGAGAGCACGCGAGGACAAGCGCCGTGCGAGCCGAGCCACACGACAAGAGACGAGAAGGGGCAGGAGTATTGGTACCCCTTCGCGCTCAGGGCAGCGCTCACCAGCAGCAGGGCATGCCCGGTGCTCGACCAGATGATGCTGGAGGGCAAGCAAGGGGAGGCGACGGCCTTCCCCACGCTGCTGGGCAGGGTGGTGGAGAAGTATGGAGAGCATTTCAAATACGTGACGGCAGACGCGGGGCTGACGAGTGCGGCGAACGCGAAGGCGGTGAGAGAGGCGGGCAAGCATTACCTGTTCGCGGTGAAAGAGAACTTCCAGCGGCTCTACCCAATGATGTGGGTGGCGTTGGGGACAGCGCCCGTGCAGGTGTCGGTGCGAGAGCGAGCACGAGGCGAGTGGGTGGAGCGGGAGGTGAGAGCGGTGCGAGTGCCCGAGACGGAAGAGTTTCCCGAAGCGAAGCAATGGGTGTGGGTGCGCAGCAGGCGGGAGCGGGAGGGGAGCTTGTCCGAGGTGGAAACGAGATTGTTTGTCACCTCCATCCCCAGCGGGGAGTTGTCCGGACAGCAGCTGCTGACGGTGGTGAGAGGGCATTGGGGAATAGAGAACGGGCCGAATTGGACGGCGGACGTGGTGTTGGAGGAAGACACGGGCTCGGCGAGCTTGAGAGGACAAGCACCGGTGGTGCTCAGTTGGCTGCGCTTGCTGGCCTACAACCTGTTGGCGCTGGTGCGCACGCACCTGCCGCCAAAGGATGGACGGCCCGTGTCGTATGCCCGCTGCCAGGAAGTGCTCTACCAAGGCTTGCTGGGCCTGGCGGTGCTCCCGGAGAGTCTGGCCCCACTTGCCTGA
- a CDS encoding HD domain-containing protein has protein sequence MDFNTVRLWRDAFASIQEDPEASRARSRLREAFMALRERAKSLAAEIPRDMPDFTVHDISHLDALWEMADLIAGPQVSLTPPEAFLLGGGILLHDLGMSLAAYPGGSDELKRSEVWLDAVARLLRRELGRWPTAREIQNPPAAQASEATREALRLMHAEQAARLGEVSWMSASGTQYHLIDDPDLRGELGALLGSIAQSHHWPAARLKEEFSETIGAPGWCPRAWTMDPLKVACLLRLADASHLDSRRAPGFLQTLRRLRDVSEAHWTFQKKLLKPRLESERLVFSSSTRFSEAEAPAWWLCSDALHMVDRELRQVDALLTETGRTRLAARGVAGIENPQRLVELIRTEGWVPIDTRVRIQDVPSIVERFGGRQLYGDAPDVPLRELLQNACDAVRARRLLEERANDWGDVTVRLGRDEEGEWIEVEDTGLGMSQALLTGSLLDFGTSYWGSELAREECPGLWSRGFQPTGRYGIGFFSVFMWGNHVRVSTRRSEDSLQATRVLEFRQGVGSPPILRVARTGERLVDVGTRIRVWPQESLHERDNLLYPDKPLDHGPYTLCEYLTRSYPALDVNLYAEELPQAKKLVRRASEWMHKDGLALLKELGSIQYGDHFDSDAMEKMGRNLRLMKNPMGEVVGRACIDVQRRFNSTNLDVMLGILATGGKLTGYAKSMAGILTASPLTMARHSTCPDVDTATLAQWASEQAILWQREPISDEDKHWVAERVVRYGGDVGALPVALSARGWLTREAIATSQWPEPVILLDPVSIHAPRGYSTEFGYGVLEMHRNSDLNIIHPAILLVRFVDPVATDTWWSTWLESAAEAEASALAQGQTVFTQNRTLAASVVDALARAWSISSEDVVLSEILMQEVEELKGVLESAKGEALTVGGRGAFCLRVSRRSAAT, from the coding sequence ATGGACTTCAATACGGTGCGGTTGTGGCGTGATGCATTCGCCAGCATTCAGGAAGACCCGGAAGCGAGCCGGGCCCGCTCTCGCCTGCGTGAGGCGTTCATGGCACTCCGGGAACGAGCCAAGTCCCTGGCGGCCGAAATCCCCCGAGACATGCCCGATTTCACCGTCCACGACATCTCGCATCTGGATGCACTGTGGGAGATGGCGGACCTCATCGCGGGGCCGCAGGTCTCGCTCACGCCCCCTGAAGCCTTCCTGCTGGGCGGCGGTATCCTCTTGCATGACCTGGGGATGAGCTTGGCGGCTTACCCTGGGGGGAGCGATGAACTCAAGCGTTCGGAGGTCTGGCTGGACGCTGTGGCTCGGTTGCTTCGGCGGGAACTAGGCCGATGGCCGACGGCGCGAGAGATCCAGAATCCCCCCGCTGCGCAGGCCTCGGAGGCCACCCGCGAGGCGCTTCGGCTGATGCATGCCGAACAAGCCGCTCGTCTGGGAGAGGTGTCCTGGATGAGCGCTTCGGGTACTCAGTACCACCTGATCGATGACCCGGACCTTCGAGGAGAACTGGGCGCGCTTCTCGGGAGCATCGCACAGAGTCATCATTGGCCTGCCGCTCGCTTGAAAGAGGAGTTCTCCGAGACCATCGGGGCACCGGGGTGGTGTCCTCGCGCATGGACCATGGATCCCCTCAAAGTGGCCTGCCTGTTGCGGCTTGCGGATGCCAGCCACTTGGATTCGCGCCGGGCACCAGGTTTCTTGCAGACCCTGCGACGGCTCCGGGACGTGTCGGAGGCGCATTGGACCTTTCAAAAAAAGCTCCTCAAGCCGCGGCTTGAATCCGAACGCTTGGTGTTCTCCTCGTCCACCCGCTTTTCCGAAGCCGAGGCGCCCGCATGGTGGTTGTGCTCCGATGCCCTGCACATGGTGGATCGTGAGTTGAGACAAGTGGACGCCTTGCTCACGGAGACTGGGCGCACGCGGTTAGCGGCCCGTGGAGTGGCGGGAATCGAGAACCCTCAGCGCCTAGTCGAACTGATTCGAACTGAGGGATGGGTTCCCATCGATACACGTGTGCGGATTCAAGACGTTCCCTCGATTGTCGAGCGGTTCGGGGGCAGACAGCTCTATGGAGACGCGCCCGACGTACCGCTCAGGGAACTGCTGCAGAACGCGTGTGATGCCGTGCGCGCGCGCAGATTGCTGGAGGAACGGGCCAATGACTGGGGGGATGTCACCGTTCGTCTGGGACGGGACGAGGAGGGGGAATGGATCGAAGTCGAGGACACGGGGCTTGGAATGTCACAGGCCCTTCTCACGGGGTCCCTCCTTGATTTTGGAACAAGCTATTGGGGGTCGGAGCTCGCGAGGGAGGAATGCCCGGGGTTGTGGTCTAGGGGGTTCCAGCCGACCGGGAGGTACGGAATTGGTTTCTTTTCGGTATTCATGTGGGGGAACCACGTCCGTGTGAGCACCCGTCGAAGCGAGGATAGTCTGCAGGCAACGCGTGTTCTTGAATTCAGGCAAGGAGTGGGCTCGCCGCCCATCCTTCGTGTGGCCCGCACGGGGGAACGGCTCGTGGATGTGGGGACACGTATCCGGGTGTGGCCGCAGGAATCCCTTCACGAGAGAGACAATCTGCTCTACCCAGATAAGCCGCTCGATCATGGCCCGTATACCTTGTGTGAGTATCTGACGCGTTCCTATCCTGCGCTGGATGTAAACCTCTACGCGGAAGAGCTTCCGCAAGCGAAAAAACTTGTCAGACGAGCCTCGGAGTGGATGCACAAGGACGGACTTGCGCTGCTCAAGGAACTGGGCAGCATCCAATACGGTGATCATTTCGATTCCGATGCTATGGAGAAAATGGGACGAAATCTTCGCCTCATGAAGAATCCGATGGGAGAGGTCGTTGGACGTGCATGTATAGACGTTCAAAGACGATTCAACTCGACCAATTTAGATGTGATGTTGGGAATCCTAGCCACGGGCGGCAAGCTCACAGGTTACGCCAAGTCCATGGCAGGTATCCTCACTGCCTCTCCCTTGACGATGGCACGGCACTCCACCTGTCCGGATGTCGACACCGCCACCCTGGCTCAATGGGCTTCAGAACAAGCCATTCTGTGGCAGCGAGAACCCATATCGGATGAAGACAAGCATTGGGTGGCGGAGCGGGTCGTCCGGTATGGGGGGGACGTGGGGGCGCTACCGGTGGCATTGAGCGCGCGAGGATGGTTGACGCGCGAGGCCATCGCGACGAGTCAATGGCCTGAACCCGTTATCCTGCTCGATCCGGTAAGCATCCATGCACCTCGGGGTTATTCCACGGAGTTTGGATATGGTGTCCTTGAGATGCATCGGAACAGCGACTTGAACATCATCCACCCGGCCATCCTGCTGGTCAGGTTCGTGGATCCTGTCGCGACGGACACGTGGTGGTCCACTTGGCTGGAGTCGGCGGCAGAGGCGGAGGCCAGTGCCCTCGCGCAGGGACAGACAGTCTTCACTCAGAACCGCACACTGGCCGCGAGCGTGGTGGATGCCCTGGCAAGGGCTTGGTCCATTTCAAGCGAGGACGTCGTCCTCTCGGAAATACTCATGCAGGAAGTCGAAGAACTGAAAGGCGTTCTCGAGAGTGCGAAGGGGGAAGCCCTCACCGTGGGAGGAAGAGGCGCGTTCTGCCTGCGCGTGTCCCGGCGCAGCGCTGCCACGTGA
- a CDS encoding helix-turn-helix domain-containing protein has product MRRRPPRLIRLLPEEASYLERLVRDGRTEQRIARRARVLLAMDDPATIVSELADRLELDRRSIWALCRRFDEFGVDVVMDAPRPGRPRELSPPPARRGGAAGVL; this is encoded by the coding sequence ATGAGAAGACGTCCTCCGCGACTCATCCGCCTCTTGCCAGAAGAGGCCTCCTACCTGGAGAGACTGGTGCGAGATGGACGCACCGAGCAGCGCATCGCCCGGCGAGCGCGTGTCCTGCTGGCCATGGATGACCCGGCCACCATCGTGTCGGAACTGGCTGACCGGCTTGAACTGGACCGCAGAAGCATCTGGGCGCTCTGTCGTCGCTTCGATGAATTCGGCGTCGACGTGGTGATGGATGCTCCCCGCCCCGGTCGCCCGCGGGAGCTTTCCCCCCCTCCAGCGCGTCGGGGTGGTGCGGCTGGCGTGCTGTGA
- a CDS encoding IS630 family transposase: protein MTHWSTRSLARAAQPRGIAPAISHSEVALILRQADLQPHRSRYWKTPTPDDTFRHKAASILWCYERARSLAERGEVVLCLDEKPNIQVLERRCFTRPMRPGLIEKREFEYIRHGTVNFLVKLEVHTGQMRGWCLEHNDAACLRAVLPELLGEYRQLRRIHLIWDNGSSHIAQETRAFLRHNYPCVRVLFTPAHASWLNQAELLLRAFAARYLHRGD, encoded by the coding sequence ATGACGCACTGGTCCACGCGCAGCCTGGCACGTGCCGCCCAACCGCGGGGCATTGCCCCAGCCATCTCCCACTCCGAGGTGGCGCTCATCCTCCGGCAGGCCGACCTGCAACCGCATCGCTCTCGCTACTGGAAGACACCGACTCCGGACGACACCTTCCGACACAAGGCGGCCTCCATCCTCTGGTGCTACGAGCGTGCGCGCTCTCTGGCCGAGCGCGGTGAGGTGGTGCTGTGCCTGGACGAGAAGCCCAACATCCAGGTGTTGGAGCGTCGCTGCTTCACGCGCCCCATGCGTCCTGGGCTCATCGAGAAGCGTGAGTTCGAGTACATCCGACACGGCACCGTGAACTTCCTGGTGAAGTTGGAGGTCCACACCGGCCAGATGCGCGGTTGGTGCCTGGAGCACAATGACGCGGCCTGCTTGCGAGCCGTGCTCCCCGAGTTGCTTGGGGAGTACAGGCAACTGCGACGCATCCACCTCATCTGGGACAATGGCTCCAGCCACATCGCCCAGGAAACACGCGCCTTCCTGCGACACAACTACCCATGTGTCCGGGTGCTCTTCACCCCGGCGCATGCGTCCTGGCTCAACCAGGCCGAGTTGCTCCTGCGCGCCTTCGCGGCTCGCTATCTGCACCGGGGAGACTAG
- a CDS encoding transposase codes for MPTSPDTLLRLMHRAPLPPSTAPRVLGVDDWAWRKGRTYGSILVDVEAHRVVDLLPDRSAPTLTSWLRSHPGVGVVTTAPSSEYARAAAQCTPRPTSRGPLAPAAQWAANGGTLVGRGACASACTAARRRCARLRRAPSRQLPAHT; via the coding sequence ATGCCGACGAGTCCCGACACGCTCCTGCGACTGATGCACCGCGCCCCATTGCCTCCGTCCACTGCGCCCCGGGTGCTGGGCGTGGATGACTGGGCCTGGCGCAAAGGACGCACCTACGGCTCTATCCTGGTTGATGTGGAGGCGCACCGCGTCGTCGACTTGCTCCCCGACCGGTCCGCTCCCACGCTGACTTCCTGGCTCCGGAGCCATCCTGGCGTCGGAGTCGTGACGACAGCACCCTCAAGTGAGTATGCGCGCGCAGCGGCGCAGTGCACCCCACGCCCAACAAGTCGCGGACCGCTGGCACCTGCTGCTCAATGGGCGGCAAATGGTGGAACGCTGGTTGGCCGGGGCGCATGCGCGTCTGCGTGCACTGCCGCCCGTCGCAGGTGCGCACGACTCCGCCGTGCACCGTCACGCCAGCTTCCCGCGCACACGTAG